From a single Deltaproteobacteria bacterium genomic region:
- a CDS encoding iron ABC transporter permease, with protein MSLDTAPSGSRPPVFSRSNIAYHLYRLLNQPEKILGLLCLAVLSVLVLGPLFEIIHDALVYQSYDLAYRPEAKVGSFTLFHLERVFTGPLSRALFLKPLFNSVAVGVCVTVLGVSIGSGLAWLMVRTNIRFKGVFGALVVVPYMMPSWVLALAWLSLFKNDRIGGNEGMITSFFGVQSPDWVSYGFFPIVICLALHYYAYGYLLMSGALATVDSELEEAGAIAGMNRSQRLWRITFPLLLPALGSAVVLTFIRILGTFGTPALLGLPVRFFTFSTQIYASLNARNSGDAFVLALVLIVMAITFIWINSRVIGIRKSFVTLTGKGFRQREIKLGLWQWPATIGVAAFLAVTVVLPLLILLWESLIITPGEYTLKGLTAHFWIGESNPDLAYGEPGIIHSPGILTALGNSIKLGVLAAVCNGMLGLLVGYAAVRGRGTLLARWLEGVAFAPYIFPSIALGAIYIGMFSTPWGPLPALYGTFTILVLITVVKNLP; from the coding sequence ATGTCGTTGGATACGGCCCCTTCCGGCAGCCGGCCTCCGGTCTTTTCCCGGAGCAACATCGCCTACCACCTCTACCGGCTGCTGAACCAGCCGGAAAAGATCCTGGGTCTCCTGTGCCTGGCCGTCCTGTCCGTGCTGGTGTTGGGGCCGCTTTTCGAAATCATCCACGACGCGCTGGTGTACCAGAGCTATGACCTCGCCTACAGGCCGGAGGCGAAGGTCGGCAGCTTCACCCTGTTCCACCTCGAACGGGTCTTCACCGGCCCGCTTTCCAGGGCGCTGTTCCTGAAGCCGCTGTTCAACAGCGTCGCCGTTGGCGTCTGCGTAACCGTTCTGGGCGTCAGCATCGGAAGCGGCCTGGCGTGGCTGATGGTGCGCACCAACATCCGCTTCAAGGGCGTGTTCGGGGCGCTTGTGGTGGTGCCGTACATGATGCCGTCGTGGGTGCTGGCGCTGGCATGGCTGAGTCTGTTCAAGAACGACCGGATCGGCGGCAACGAGGGCATGATCACCAGCTTCTTCGGCGTGCAGTCGCCCGACTGGGTCAGCTATGGCTTCTTTCCCATCGTCATCTGTCTGGCGCTGCACTACTACGCCTATGGCTATCTGCTGATGTCGGGTGCCCTGGCGACGGTGGATTCGGAGCTGGAGGAGGCGGGCGCGATCGCCGGCATGAACCGGAGCCAACGGCTGTGGCGGATTACGTTTCCGTTGCTGCTGCCCGCGTTGGGTTCCGCCGTGGTGCTCACCTTCATCCGCATCCTGGGCACCTTCGGGACGCCGGCCCTGCTGGGGCTGCCGGTGCGTTTCTTTACCTTTTCGACCCAGATCTACGCCTCGCTGAACGCGCGCAACAGCGGCGACGCTTTCGTCCTCGCCTTGGTGCTGATCGTCATGGCGATCACCTTCATCTGGATCAACAGCCGGGTCATCGGAATTCGGAAGAGCTTCGTGACCCTCACCGGCAAGGGTTTCCGGCAGCGCGAAATCAAACTCGGGCTTTGGCAATGGCCGGCCACCATCGGGGTCGCCGCCTTCCTCGCCGTGACGGTCGTGCTGCCGTTGCTGATCCTGCTCTGGGAATCCCTGATCATCACGCCGGGCGAGTATACCCTGAAGGGTTTGACGGCGCATTTCTGGATCGGCGAAAGCAACCCCGACCTCGCCTATGGCGAGCCCGGCATCATCCATTCCCCGGGCATTCTGACGGCGTTGGGAAACAGCATCAAACTGGGCGTGCTGGCGGCCGTATGCAACGGTATGCTCGGGTTGCTGGTGGGCTATGCGGCGGTTCGCGGCCGCGGCACGCTGCTGGCGCGGTGGCTCGAAGGCGTCGCCTTCGCCCCCTACATTTTCCCCTCCATCGCCCTCG
- a CDS encoding ABC transporter ATP-binding protein — protein MEEIHLTGIRKSYGKEVAVRHLDLTVEPGAFLTILGPSGCGKTTTLRVIAGLEEPEAGEIRFGDRLIFSRQKGVIVPPESRNLGLIFQSYALWPHMTVERNITLGLNQMRLSAGETAERLEAALEKVQMKPYQLRYPSELSGGQQQRVALARMIASRSSILLMDEPLSNLDAKLRTEMRGELKRLHRDIEATTVYVTHDQIEALTLSDIVVVMDKGLVMQQGTPYEIYHHPANLFVADFIGDPGINRFTGTISRKNGEVGLDCSGLWLPIPGHPPANAKSLVATIRPERIHVSTEAREGWLKVTLESVQPKGADTILQARTENYSITLLQPGFIRMDLGDPLWIDFDAESMNFFDVESETNLFNQGAPA, from the coding sequence ATGGAGGAAATCCATCTGACAGGCATCCGGAAGTCGTACGGCAAGGAAGTCGCCGTACGGCATCTGGACCTGACCGTGGAGCCGGGCGCCTTCCTGACCATTCTCGGTCCCTCCGGTTGCGGCAAGACCACGACGTTGCGCGTGATCGCCGGGCTGGAGGAGCCCGAGGCCGGAGAAATCCGGTTCGGCGACAGACTCATCTTCTCCCGCCAGAAGGGCGTGATCGTTCCTCCCGAAAGCCGTAACCTCGGGCTCATATTCCAGAGCTACGCGCTCTGGCCCCATATGACGGTGGAGCGGAACATCACGCTCGGCCTGAACCAGATGCGCCTGAGCGCGGGCGAGACCGCCGAGCGCCTCGAAGCCGCGCTCGAGAAAGTGCAGATGAAGCCGTACCAGCTCCGCTACCCGTCGGAGCTGTCCGGCGGCCAGCAGCAGCGGGTGGCCCTCGCGCGCATGATCGCCTCGCGCTCGTCCATCCTGCTGATGGACGAGCCGCTGTCCAACCTCGACGCCAAGCTGCGTACGGAAATGCGCGGCGAACTCAAGCGGCTGCACCGCGACATCGAAGCCACCACCGTCTACGTGACCCACGACCAGATCGAGGCCCTGACGCTTTCCGACATCGTCGTGGTCATGGACAAGGGCTTGGTCATGCAACAGGGCACGCCGTATGAAATCTATCACCATCCGGCGAACCTGTTCGTCGCCGATTTCATCGGCGATCCCGGCATCAACCGGTTTACCGGCACCATCAGCCGGAAGAACGGAGAGGTGGGCCTCGATTGCAGCGGCCTGTGGCTGCCGATCCCCGGCCACCCGCCCGCGAACGCAAAGAGCCTCGTCGCCACCATTCGCCCGGAAAGGATCCATGTATCGACCGAGGCCAGGGAAGGCTGGCTGAAGGTGACGCTGGAATCGGTTCAGCCGAAGGGGGCCGACACGATCCTGCAAGCCCGGACCGAGAACTATTCCATAACGCTCCTGCAACCGGGATTCATACGGATGGACCTCGGCGACCCGCTGTGGATCGACTTCGACGCGGAGTCGATGAACTTCTTCGATGTCGAATCCGAAACCAATCTCTTCAATCAAGGCGCGCCCGCCTGA